In Solanum lycopersicum chromosome 3, SLM_r2.1, the genomic stretch TTAATGATGGTACATATATTGGATTTATGTTCTTCATGGCTATCGGAACGGTTCTTTCATTAGCGATTTTGCATCCTAGTAAGGTCATTAGAAACGATGGTTCTTCGTGTACTAATATCAAGTACTCGAGTGTGTCTGTGGAATTAATTCAAATTCTCAAACTGTTCGGCAACTGGAAGATGTTGTTGATGGTACCAGCCTCGTGGGCTAGTAACTTCTTTTATACTTACCAGTTCAATAATGTGAATGGGGTTTTGTTCAATTTGAGGACAAGGGGTTTGAACAATGTGTTCTATTGGGGTGCACAGATGATTGGTTCGGTGTTCATCGGGTCCATAATGGACTACAGTTTTAAGAGCAGAAAGGCTAGGGGATTGGTTGGTATTATTGTTGTTGGCCTGCTTTCAACAGCAATTTGGGGCGGAGGGTTCGCCAAACAGCTTACATATTCCCACGATGATGTACCTCATCGCATAGTGTTACTGGATTTCAAGGATGGTTCTAAATTTGCAGGTCCATTCTTGTTGTATTTTAGTTATGGATTACTCGATGCCATGTTTCAGAGCATGGTCTATTGGGTTATAGGAGCCTTGGCAGATGATTCTGAGGTTCTCAGCAGGTAAATTTTCGATTTCAATTTATGCTTATGAGATACAGAATTGATTATCAGTATTGGTTAAAATTGGATTTGTTTATCTGTATTCACAGATATACTGGCTTCTATAAAGGAATACAAAGTGCAGGTGCAGCCGTTGCTTGGCAAGTGGATTCACATACTGTCCCATTCATGAACCAGCTTATCGCGAATTGGGCATTAACAACCATTAGTTTTCCATTACTGGTAGCTCTTGTAGTGTTAGCTGTGAAGGATGACAACAAAGATGAAGAGGGAGCAACTAAGGAAGCCTCCATTACTTCAAACCGCGACATTAGTACTACAGTAGACTACCCCAATAAGGAATAAGGAATAGTTTACAGAATTTATAATTTAGTCATTACTACCATAGTAGAGTTTAAAGAACTGTTCTGTAAATTGTGGACTATCAACCACAGTGAAATTTCTTTGCTAATGTTTATTTAATCGTCTTCATTCTCCAgtaaattagttattattttttaatattcttaCATACTCTAGAAATGAGGAAAATGATAAGATTGCTTTCTATCTAGTATCTCCAAATTGTATAGGCTTTAAACTGTTTGTTCAATTTCCTTTCCTGGAATCTAGTAATACATTGGCGCCTATCTTACAAGATCGACTTACA encodes the following:
- the LOC101255373 gene encoding UNC93-like protein 1, yielding MGDENGLPNSSPNHSIFRYNSPLVQVCLIGLVCFCCPGMFNALSGMGGGGQVDHTASNNANTALYTAFTIFGILGGGIYNILGPKKTLFIGCSTYILYAGSFLYYNHHKHQVFVVVAGGLLGVGAGLLWAAQGAIMTSYPPHDRKGTYISIFWSIFNMGGVIGGLIPFVSNYNRTTAASVNDGTYIGFMFFMAIGTVLSLAILHPSKVIRNDGSSCTNIKYSSVSVELIQILKLFGNWKMLLMVPASWASNFFYTYQFNNVNGVLFNLRTRGLNNVFYWGAQMIGSVFIGSIMDYSFKSRKARGLVGIIVVGLLSTAIWGGGFAKQLTYSHDDVPHRIVLLDFKDGSKFAGPFLLYFSYGLLDAMFQSMVYWVIGALADDSEVLSRYTGFYKGIQSAGAAVAWQVDSHTVPFMNQLIANWALTTISFPLLVALVVLAVKDDNKDEEGATKEASITSNRDISTTVDYPNKE